The Lepisosteus oculatus isolate fLepOcu1 chromosome 4, fLepOcu1.hap2, whole genome shotgun sequence genome window below encodes:
- the mki67 gene encoding proliferation marker protein Ki-67 isoform X3: MPLHGKIVVIKRSGADGTEFPLTASSCLFGRKPDCDIRIQLPQVSKEHCRVEVNENKEVIVINLSTVNPTLLNGEAVKQSALLKHGDLITIIDRSFRFEYPPEQTPKKRNQSAVEKNEKLQQVKDAGRLSSGNRRTSAQLTSDASFDLKEDQDTGCEPSKDQESENADLGAKEHNPTENKTKNSPFSELYEMVKQNILPRNRRSSKKSERSPWKVSGCADPKIPLSGCESKESMHTKVIEMDNPVGKSEINEELNAKCAPLHESTNEKTPAKNTQPFVGSETLAERETNPADSSGISIVSAESLNGRTPKSTRKSRKLTSETSDIVASIEASLKNKDETAVEMQKGSFMPFTGSSIDEKSPRRSRHIQTPAKLADIANKLEEKTICVSQKKLKPGTPQRCLNAEEVVRQIITPENKIKEEVGNVEEPKMPKGRKSTQNETAPAVSLRSVSPKNQRRNKAAEVPNQNSPEIIQNAPQLRVSPRGSARKSPRKSSGKIQQPQDTIEIEPAAPSSGKKLAVITDNRTSSKKRKSGGSEEKSLGPPLKRKRVSFGGHLSPELFDKRLPPNSPLRKGATPLRRGHSFGSKQPALRRASTVCVVKPLIKELNEEKIRLKKQSPRKSQSPRKSQSPRKSQSPRKSQSPRKSQSPRKSQSPRKSQSPRKSQSPRKSQSPRKKPTPAKKSTELDTGTPLKSDCLSSPQTVAPESISTRRMKSASPALSVSKSPSPAQSVGSPRGRKSLTNAASSAFPPSSLSKTPSPKRRSRSPATEQMSAVIANMSHGHVSGDIHSPSFSKTPSSSRKAASTPHERAVSSPAMASSLDTSLCSSGTPAASTAWSLSLADSVARTPHGRRSGSGAVKTPSPANCSLDTTQSKKTLRSTGKMHSAANVHHSTESLTGACKTNLSVELSAGYVTTPTPPRKTSTASSPSKSPTVRGRFSVSRISTPSPVADQKENVAESIVSEQLSSIVTPKVEPRRKSMRSTSKKSSSFRRKSAVLDAVRSRRSGASQANLKVTHSWADIVKHGAAKCQVGIPGKKRRVKGRTMKKVPAQTPKTPAQKIQHFSTGHADSPVTIVIGRAHTKTVQQAGCVPKLVQNTALMKKTMEMNENLTGIAEMFSTPVNDLPKQTGKSGACSSPLKEASVMTTPEETGEMVVSPLSPTSTIKRGMYNKDAVSRLLQQEKDCSLVSIETYHEKLSFCDASVQDLVTTPKERVEHVETLPLESGEKATRPKRTRTPSQKTEPLMPLTGVKRIMKTPKEKTKQVEDLRGLKRLLKTPRMPKSAVVEDLVGVKRLFKTPRQKSEPVEDIAGEQRMMKMPKVKGVPVDDLVCLKRSLGTPKQKGEPVEDMVAVKRLLRTPKQKGEPVEDMVAVKRLLRTPKLKGEPVEDMVGVKRLLRTPKQKGEPVEDMVGVKRLLRTPKQKGEPVEDMVGVKRLLRTPKQKGEPVEHDFGIRRLVKSPKQRSIPVEDFTGLPELMQEPLQNTGRDADFGRTGEPSKAKILEQVLSPKEGKTSGRLAKGGVETKEPPAKINCEELQEDRHTEISVPLSPKKLRRGRKPRQNLEAPNEKLAGSDIMENKAVLFSPKTSKRGRKITVDRAEVSVEDPSGKNPFVSKENKNAEKVDQHASGALRSESENVIEVEHTDASNLEDIQMSQVPGKRPCRRKITGKAETSDKKSRGRKPKQNVCHQTSEEASLENLSVDIMKTSELRTCEITNCADKATTTSSAPVKISTRGRKSNKSTEQTQKVGATSPSAIRREGTSTSAVEKASSPVPVRKSRRGGKAKQNLEDLEEIKLMHSEKSLAETLVTPPTLKRLGCNNTVDANEILVTASPAPVKRGRRGRKTKEILNQDFKSSGVENISKTETSTSTESLSEKTEVEMTGSTNKKSGRGRKAGGFVHDKDQTRTVMQSSKAKKTSNDIDKTETSASVKKLKTVAAQPTQEKAVSEVSSSAISSSSVCDSVDSAESSVPNMQNARGRKRRATTQTNKEALHNIAESTSHKNGSVQENLICDNKLESEGENKFQKDEMKRIYPKKNVSWNSILTETPSKGKSCRGRKPNAKLSTKIQPGEVEIASFSTDSFTASELTPDQAGGNLDQKPSDKTSSERQVRASRRHMAKSDITNGDLDSVKKRGIKRKLTSEQVAKAITEESLSEASDMGVPPKKTRSRMTKSSISSIPVQTQEICAVPEKKGRVTKLSAQDNETMAKKNVKDQIVEEREAQPKEIKLKLAGKLKTPVGVGNPGDLPRITRGRRAAKADNAAVKECKTDVDVAESTIRGRRAGLQKKVENVKQAEAKTVRRTRRK; the protein is encoded by the exons ATGCCGCTGCATGGGAAGATAGTGGTTATCAAGAGGAGTGGGGCAGACGGGACCGAGTTTCCGCTCACTGCGTCCTCCTGCCTGTTTGGAAG GAAACCAGATTGTGATATTCGGATTCAGCTGCCTCAGGTCTCTAAAGAACATTGTAGAGTTGAAGTGAACGAAAATAAAGAA gTCATTGTGATAAATCTGAGTACGGTTAATCCCACGCTTTTAAATGGCGAAGCAGTAAAACAGTCGGCACTTCTAAAGCATGGAGATCTGATCACAATTATTGATCGTTCCTTTAG gTTTGAGTATCCACCAGAACAAACTCCTAAAAAGAGGAATCAGTCTGcagtagaaaaaaatgaaaagcttcaG CAGGTGAAAGATGCAGGTCGTTTGTCTTCTGGAAATAGAAGAACGTCAGCACAGTTAACTTCAG atGCTTCTTTTGATTTAAAAGAGGACCAGGACACTGGATGTGAACCTTCTAAAGATCAGGAGAGTGAAAATGCTGATTTGGGAGCAAAGGAACACAACCCGActgaaaataagacaaaaaatTCTCCATTTTCTGAGCTTTATGAAATGGTcaagcaaaatattttaccCCGTAATAGGAGAAGTTCTAAGAAATCTGAAAGATCACCATGGAAGGTATCCGGATGTGCAGATCCAAAGATACCATTGTCAGGATGTGAATCAAAGGAAAGTATGCACACCAAAGTGATAGAAATGGATAATCCTGTAGGTAAATCTGAAATTAATGAGGAGTTAAATGCTAAATGTGCCCCGTTACATGAAAGTACTAACGAAAAGACCCCAGCTAAAAACACACAGCCATTTGTTGGTAGTGAAACACTGGCTGAAAGGGAAACAAATCCTGCAGATTCCAGTGGAATAAGTATTGTATCTGCAGAAAGTTTAAATGGAAGGACACCTAAATCTACTCGAAAGAGTAGAAAACTGACATCTGAAACATCAGATATTGTTGCCAGTATTGAGGCTTcactaaaaaacaaagatgaaaCAGCTGTAGAGATGCAGAAGGGTTCTTTCATGCCTTTCACAGGGTCCTCCATTGATGAAAAAAGTCCAAGAAGAAGTCGCCATATCCAGACTCCTGCAAAGTTGGCTGACATAGCGAACAAACTAGAAGAGAAGACCATTTGTGTTtctcaaaagaaattaaaaccaGGTACTCCTCAAAGGTGTCTTAATgctgaagaagtggttagaCAAATTATTactcctgaaaataaaataaaagaagaggTTGGTAATGTAGAAGAACCCAAAATGCCCAAAGGAAGAAAAAGTACACAAAATGAAACTGCACCAGCTGTATCTCTGCGTTCTGTATCCCCCAAAAATCAAAGGAGAAACAAGGCAGCAGAAGTACCAAACCAAAACAGCCCTGAAATCATCCAAAATGCACCACAATTAAGAGTATCGCCTAGAGGTTCAGCTCGCAAATCTCCAAGGAAGTCATCTGGAAAAATACAGCAACCCCAAGATACAATTGAAATTGAACCAGCAGCTCCATCTAGTGGGAAAAAGTTAGCGGTGATCACAG ATAATCGGACATCTAGCAAGAAGCGCAAGAGTGGAGGATCCGAGGAGAAATCATTAGGGCCACccctgaaaagaaaaagggTATCCTTTGGTGGCCACTTGAGTCCGGAACTTTTTGACAAACGCCTGCCTCCAAATTCCCCTTTGCGGAAAGGGGCCACACCACTGAGACGTGGACATTCCTTTGGCAGCAAACAACCTGCTTTGAGGAGGGCATCTACAGTTTGTGTTGTGAAACCTTTGATTAAG gagttaaatgaagaaaaaatacgTTTGAAAAAACAGAGTCCAAGAAAATCTCAGAGTCCAAGAAAATCTCAGAGTCCAAGAAAATCTCAGAGTCCAAGAAAATCTCAGAGTCCAAGAAAATCTCAGAGTCCAAGAAAATCTCAGAGTCCAAGAAAATCTCAGAGTCCAAGAAAATCTCAGAGTCCAAGAAAATCTCAGAGTCCAAGAAAAAAGCCTACACCTGCtaaaaagtccacagaattagATACTGGAACACCTTTGAAATCTGATTGCCTTTCTTCACCACAGACTGTTGCTCCTGAGTCTATCTCAACACGGCGCATGAAATCTGCCTCCCCTGCTCTGTCTGTTTCAAAGTCTCCTTCACCGGCCCAGTCTGTGGGTAGCCCACGTGGCAGGAAATCCCTCACAAATGCAGCAAGTTCAGCCTTCCCACCAAGTTCTTTGTCCAAGACTCCCTCGCCTAAGAGACGGTCTCGCTCTCCTGCTACTGAACAAATGTCTGCTGTTATTGCCAACATGTCTCATGGCCATGTATCTGGTGATATTCACTCACCCTCTTTTTCCAAGACCCCTTCTTCATCTAGAAAGGcagccagcacacctcatgagAGAGCTGTCTCTAGCCCTGCCATGGCCAGCTCCCTTGACACCTCTTTATGCAGTTCAGGCACTCCTGCTGCTTCTACAGCAtggtctctctctcttgcaGACTCTGTAGCCAGAACACCTCATGGTAGGAGATCTGGTAGTGGTGCTGTGAAGACACCCTCCCCAGCTAACTGTTCACTTGACACCACACAGAGCAAAAAGACTCTACGTAGTACTGGGAAAATGCATTCAGCAGCAAATGTCCATCATAGCACAGAATCTCTAACTGGTGCTTGCAAGACCAATCTTTCTGTAGAGTTGTCTGCAGGTTATGTCACAACACCAACCCCTCCTAGAAAGACTTCGACAGCTTCATCACCGAGCAAAAGTCCAACAGTAAGAGGCCGCTTCTCTGTTTCGCGCATCAGCACTCCTTCACCTGTTGCTGATCAGAAAGAGAATGTAGCTGAAAGCATTGTTTCTGAACAGCTGAGTAGCATAGTAACACCTAAAGTTGAACCAAGAAGGAAAAGTATGAGATCCACatcaaagaaatcttccagctTCCGAAGAAAGAGTGCTGTGCTTGATGCTGTTCGCTCAAGACGAAGCGGAGCTTCTCAAGCTAATTTAAAAG ttaCGCATTCCTGGGCAGATATTGTAAAGCATGGTGCTGCTAAATGCCAGGTGGGCATTCCTGGTAAGAAACGCAGAGTGAAAGGCAGAACCATGAAGAAAGTTCCAGCACAGACACCAAAG actCCAGCTCAGAAGATACAACATTTTAGTACAGGACATGCAGATTCTCCGGTTACTATTGTCATTGGAAGAGCTCATACTAAAACTGTGCAGCAAGCTGGGTGTGTTCCAAAGCTGGTTCAGAACACTGCACTGATGAAAAAGACCATGGAAATGAATGAGAATTTAACAG GCATTGCAGAAATGTTCAGCACACCTGTGAATGACCTACCAAAGCAAACTGGGAAATCTGGTGCCTGTTCTTCACCTTTGAAAGAAGCATCTGTTATGACTACCCCTGAAGAGACAG GTGAAATGGTTGTCTCCCCTTTAAGTCCTACTAGTACCATTAAGCGAGGAATGTACAACAAGGATGCTGTTTCTCGTCTTCTTCAACAAGAAAAGGATTGTAGTTTAGTTAGTATTGAGACTTATCATGAGAAGCTGTCCTTCTGTGATGCGTCTGTTCAGGATTTAGTGACAACTCCTAAGGAAAGGGTTGAGCATGTAGAAACGCTTCCTTTAGAAAGCGGTGAAAAAGCCACAAGACCAAAAAGGACTAGAACACCCAGCCAGAAGACAGAGCCGCTGATGCCTTTAACAGGAGTTAAGAGAATAATGAAAACTCCAAAAGAGAAGACAAAACAGGTTGAAGATCTAAGAGGTCTCAAGAGGCTACTGAAGACTCCCAGAATGCCAAAATCAGCTGTAGTTGAAGATCTTGTTGGAGTGAAGAGACTATTTAAGACACCCAGACAGAAGAGTGAACCAGTGGAGGACATAGCTGGAGAGCAAAGAATGATGAAAATGCCAAAAGTGAAGGGAGTCCCAGTGGATGATCTAGTTTGCCTGAAAAGATCGTTAGGTACTCCTAAGCAAAAGGGCGAGCCTGTTGAAGACATGGTTGCCGTAAAACGATTGTTGCGCACCCCTAAGCAAAAGGGCGAGCCTGTTGAAGACATGGTTGCCGTAAAACGATTGTTGCGCACCCCTAAGCTAAAGGGCGAGCCTGTTGAAGACATGGTCGGCGTAAAACGATTGTTGCGCACCCCTAAGCAAAAGGGCGAGCCTGTTGAAGACATGGTCGGCGTAAAACGATTGTTGCGTACCCCTAAGCAAAAGGGTGAGCCTGTTGAAGACATGGTCGGCGTAAAACGATTGTTGCGTACCCCTAAGCAAAAGGGCGAGCCTGTTGAGCATGATTTTGGTATCCGCAGACTTGTAAAGTCTCCTAAGCAAAGAAGTATCCCAGTTGAGGACTTCACAGGGCTACCAGAACTTATGCAAGAGCCATTGCAAAACACTGGCCGTGATGCAGACTTTGGTAGAACAGGGGAACCATCTAAAGCAAAG atattggAACAAGTCCTTTCTCCTAAAGAAGGCAAAACTTCAGGGAGACTTGCAAAGGGAGGTGTTG aaacaaaagaaCCGCCTGCTAAAATTAACTGTGAGGAGCTTCAAGAGGATAGACACACTGAAATATCTGTGCCTTTGTCACCCAAAAAGCTTAGAAGGGGAAGGAAACCACGGCAAAATCTAGAAGCTCCTAATGAAAAGCTGGCAGGAAGTGATATCATGGAAAATAAGGCTGTATTATTTTCTCCTAAGACATCAAAAAGAGGAAGGAAAATAACTGTTGATCGGGCTGAAGTGTCAGTAGAAGATCCTTCTGGAAAAAACCCTTTTGTATCTAAAGAGaacaaaaatgcagaaaaggTTGATCAGCATGCTTCAGGTGCCCTTAGATCGGAAAGTGAAAATGTGATTGAAGTTGAACACACGGATGCAAGCAATTTAGAAGACATTCAGATGTCTCAGGTTCCTGGAAAGAGGCCCTGTCGTCGTAAAATCACAGGAAAAGCCGAAACCTCTGATAAGAAATCAAGAGGGAGGAAGCCGAAACAGAATGTCTGTCATCAAACCTCAGAAGAAGCTTCTCTTGAAAATCTTTCTGTAGATATTATGAAGACCTCTGAATTAAGAACATGTGAAATTACAAACTGTGCTGACAAAGCAACTACCACCTCCTCTGCTCCTGTTAAAATTTCTACAAGAGGTAGGAAGTCTAATAAAAGTACTGAACAGACTCAAAAAGTAGGGGCTACATCTCCCTCAGCAATAAGACGTGAAGGGACAAGTACTTCAGCTGTAGAGAAGGCTTCATCCCCTGTTCCGGTAAGAAAATCTCGAAGGGGGGGGAAGGCTAAACAAAATCTGGAGGACTTAGAAGAAATCAAACTGATGCATTCTGAGAAAAGCCTTGCTGAAACCTTGGTGACACCGCCAACACTGAAACGTTTAGGTTGTAATAACACTGTAGATGCTAATGAAATACTGGTAACTGCTTCCCCAGCTCCTGTAAAGAGAGGTAGAAGAGGAAGAAAGACTAAAGAGATTTTAAATCAAGATTTTAAATCCAGTGGAGTAGAGAACATATCTAAAACTGAAACCAGCACTTCAACTGAAAGTCTTTCTGAAAAGACTGAGGTTGAGATGACTGGTTCAACAAACAAGAAATCTGGAAGAGGGAGGAAGGCAGGTGGTTTTGTGCATGATAAAGATCAGACAAGGACAGTGATGCAGTctagcaaggctaagaagacaTCAAATGATATAGACAAAACAGAAACTTCAGCCTCTGTGAAGAAACTTAAAACAGTTGCAGCACAGCCAACCCAAGAAAAGGCTGTTTCAGAAGTATCCTCTTCGGCCATTTCATCTTCCTCAGTGTGTGACTCGGTGGACTCTGCAGAATCTTCGGTTCCAaatatgcaaaatgcaagaggGAGAAAACGAAGGGCTACCACTCAAACAAACAAGGAAGCATTGCATAATATTGCTGAATCTACATCCCACAAAAATGGATCTGTCCAGGAAAACTTGATTTGTGACAACAAGTTGGAAAGTGAGGGGGAAAATAAATTCCAAAAAGATGAAATGAAAAGGATTTATCCAAAGAAAAATGTAAGTTGGAATTCTATCTTAACAGAAACTCCAAGTAAAGGAAAGTCTTGCAGAGGCAGGAAGCCAAACGCAAAATTATCTACCAAAATCCAACCTGGCGAGGTGGAGATAGCCAGTTTTTCCACTGATTCTTTCACCGCCTCAGAGTTAACTCCTGACCAGGCAGGTGGAAATCTAGACCAGAAACCTTCAGATAAAACATCTTCTGAAAGACAAGTAAGAGCATCACGAAGGCACATGGCTAAATCTGACATTACAAATGGAGATCttgattctgttaaaaaaagaggaataaaaagaaaactgacaAGTGAACAGGTTGCTAAAGCAATCACAGAAGAGTCATTATCTGAAGCTTCAGATATGGGGGTCCCTCCAAAGAAGACCAGAAGTAGGATGACAAAGTCTAGTATTTCATCCATCCCTGTCCAAACTCAAGAGATCTGTGCTgtgcctgaaaaaaaaggaagggTGACAAAACTGTCAGCACAGGATAATGAAACAATGgccaaaaaaaatgttaaagatcAGATTGTAGAAGAAAGGGAGGCTCAGCccaaagaaataaaactgaaacttGCTGGAAAGCTAAAGACGCCGGTAGGAGTCGGAAACCCAGGTGATTTACCCAGGATAACCAGAGGGCGGCGTGCAGCTAAAGCAGATAATGCAGCAGTCAAAGAATGTAAAA CAGATGTGGATGTTGCTGAAAGTACAATACGGGGAAGAAGAGCCGGGTTACAAAAAAAGGTGGAGAATGTAAAACAAGCTGAAGCCAAGACTGTCAGGCGTACAaggagaaaataa